A single Aythya fuligula isolate bAytFul2 chromosome 21, bAytFul2.pri, whole genome shotgun sequence DNA region contains:
- the PER3 gene encoding period circadian protein homolog 3 isoform X1 — protein sequence MDGSEPRGSRSPGAGSGQEAASNAAGSGKPRGEHREAAGCRCGARVGASSGSKRCDGPKSRRRDCCCCCESSGSSARSLRRQSKVNNSDQLDWSQSHEDLMTMIQEMKKCLPEDKRSSSKPSTISALNYALQCVQQVQANKEFFQALNDRRVFQTDVTTYSIEELVTVASEHTPKNSDTFVAVFSLLSGRIVHISKQAASILNCKKKVLDSSRFVELLAPQDVSVFYTHTDQSHLPLWNVENQTDSLFEYAQVKSFFCRIRGGKDQEQEKHCYPFRITPYLVHVCTSVHIDAESCCLALAEKIHSGYEAPRIPMEKRIFTTTHTPGCVFLEIDDRAVPLLGYLPQDLIGTSMLMYLHPEDRPLMIALHRKILKFAGQSPFEHLPIRFCTQNGDYVILDTSWSSFVNPWSRKVVFIIGRHKVRTSPLNEDVFAARNKEASSVEKEIRELQGQIYKLLLQPVHSSISSGYDSLGSSGSYEHYISISSSSDSNGNCADETQEPITLQQVCADVNRIKNLGQQLYIASWSKPQNGNEQAMSSEMLGGKRHSASCFLQRVRSDSTEEPGNILYDDSKRTPLVPSYQQINCVDSIIRYLESCSVPVLKRKCKSSTNTSSSSSDDDKKTQQTQQEFKALEVNSQTPISADWEEMLKKQTTAGIVGAPLADLTLSKSPSVVSATSQCSYSSTIVHVPHPQSEVTTMEDAAVGNEQMELPPVNALSLIMVPEELKPVGLTKETLSAHTQKEEQNYVDKFHQRILLSPFRTYLQQGSRSNNGHSCGQGDSPSLERSTASCKKGKHGKFKCQKPQRQSLDSHSRSKNRNTCSLPREKRTIRKQSFFPSEVSCQSSSSMNVFPPVGFPVYSDSRSSFPASLVGEELALHSLKPEPTSLSQLCCEAPSLPALYPPNLGTFMAVFFHSYPMYSQLPQYAFLPSPQYIYPPSSYPCTTLPLAPPPAPSAVAPNSTNQPFPASSATSTEEQQEGRHHWALQLSSSRGSSPLQLDLLQEELPKPVEPSINTDVKAQAEAECVSNVDL from the exons ATGGACGGGAGCGAGCCCCGGGGCAGCCGCTCGCCGGGCGCTGGGAGCGGGCAGGAGGCGGCGAGCAACGCGGCTGGCTCGGGGAAGCCACGGGGAGAGCACCGGGAAGCTGCGGGGTGCCGCTGTGGTGCACGCGTGGGAGCCAGCTCCGGTAGCAAGCGGTGCGACGGACCCAAATCCCGGAGAAgggattgctgctgctgctgcgagTCAAGCGGCAGCTCGGCCCGGAGTTTGAGGAGGCAGAGCAAAGTTAACAACAG TGATCAGCTGGATTGGAGCCAGTCTCACGAAGACCTCATGACGATGAtccaggaaatgaaaaagtgttTGCCTGAAGATAAAAGGAGTTCCAGCAAGCCCAGTACAATCAGTGCTCTCAATTATGCTTTGCAGTGTGTCCAACAGGTCCAAG caAACAAAGAGTTTTTCCAGGCCTTGAATGATCGAAGAGTGTTTCAGACGGATGTGACGACATACAGCATAGAAGAGTTGGTGACAGTTGCATCAGAACACACTCCAAAAAACAGT GATACCTTTGTGGCTGTGTTTTCCCTGCTTTCTGGGCGCATAGTGCATATTTCCAAGCAGGCAGCATCTATTCTAAACTGTAAGAAGAAAGTCTTGGACTCTTCCCGGTTTGTGGAGCTGCTTGCTCCTCAGGATGTGAGTGTGTTCTACACACATACTGATCAGTCCCACCTCCCGCTTTGGAATGTGGAAAATCAAACGG ACTCTCTGTTTGAATATGCCCAGGTGAAATCCTTTTTCTGCAGGATCAG GGGTGGTAAAGatcaagaacaagaaaagcatTGTTACCCATTCCGAATCACCCCGTACTTGGTCCACGTGTGTACTTCTGTCCACATAGATGCAGAATCCTGCTGCTTAGCTTTGGCTGAGAAAATTCATTCTGGATATGAAG CTCCTCGAATTCCTATGGAGAAAAGAATCTTCACCACCACTCACACTCCAGGATGTGTTTTTCTTGAGATAGATGATAG AGCAGTGCCTTTGTTGGGTTACTTACCTCAAGATTTAATTGGAACCTCCATGCTGATGTATTTGCATCCAGAAGATCGTCCTTTGATGATCGCTCTTCACCGTAAAA TCTTGAAGTTTGCTGGCCAGTCCCCTTTCGAACACTTACCCATTAGATTTTGTACTCAAAATGGGGATTATGTCATACTGGATACCAGCTGGTCCAGTTTTGTGAATCCATGGAGCAGAAAAGTGGTGTTCATCATTGGCCGACACAAAGTCCGAAC AAGCCCTCTGAATGAAGATGTCTTTGctgcaagaaataaagaagcaagCAGTGTTGAGAAAGAGATAAGAGAATTGCAAGGACAGATTTACAAGCTGCTTCTGCAG CCAGTTCATAGCAGCATTTCCAGTGGTTATGATAGCCTTGGTAGCAGTGGCTCTTATGAACACTATATCAGCATATCGTCTTCGAGCGACTCCAATGGGAACTGTGCAGACGAAACACAAGAACCA ATAACTTTGCAACAAGTATGTGCAGATGTCAACCGAATAAAGAATCTGGGGCAGCAGCTGTATATTGCATCATGGAGCAAGCCACAGAATGGAAATGAACAGGCTATGAGTTCAGAAATGCTAGGAG gGAAGAGGCACAGTGCTTCCTGTTTTCTCCAGAGAGTGAGAAGTGACAGCACAGAAGAACCAGGCAATATACTTTATGATGATTCAAAGAGGACTCCACTTGTTCCTTCCTATCAGCAGATTAATTGTGTTGATAGTATCATCAG ATATCTAGAGAGCTGCAGTGTTCCGGtattgaaaaggaaatgtaaatcTTCTACAAatacatcatcatcatcttcagaTGACGACAAGAAAACCCAGCAAACTCAGCAGGAATTCAAGGCATTGGAAG TTAATTCCCAAACTCCAATATCTGCTGATTGGGAAGAGATGCTGAAAAAGCAGACTACTGCAGGCATTGTGGGAGCTCCTCTGGCAGACCTGACCCTGTCCAAGTCTCCAAGTGTGGTATCTGCCACTAGCCAGTGCAGTTACAGCAGCACTATAGTGCACGTCCCACACCCTCAATCAG AAGTGACTACAATGGAAGATGCTGCTGTTGGAAATGAACAAATGGAACTGCCTCCTGTGAATGCTCTGAGTCTCATTATGGTGCCTGAGGAGTTAAAGCCTGTTGGGCTAACAAAAGAGACTTTGTCAGCCCACACTCAAAAGGAGGAGCAGAACTACGTGGACAAGTTCCACCAGAGGATCTTGCTCTCTCCATTTAGGACTTACCTTCAACAGGGTAGCAGAAGTAACAATGGACATTCCTGTGGCCAAG GAGATTCCCCTTCACTGGAGAGGAGTACAGCTAGCTGCAAAAAAGGCAAACATGGAAAATTCAAGTGCCAGAAACCTCAGAGACAGTCCTTAGATAGCCACTCTCGtagtaaaaatagaaatacatgtaGTCTTCCACGTGAGAAGAGAACAATTCGGAAACAgtcattttttccctcagaagTATCCTGTCAGAGCTCCTCCAGTATGAATGTATTTCCTCCTGTGGGATTTCCCGTCTATTCAGATTCACGATCTAGTTTTCCAGCCTCTCTTGTAGGAGAGGAGCTTGCCCTTCACTCATTAAAACCTGAGCCAACGTCATTGTCACAGCTATGCTGTGAAGCACCATCGCTCCCAGCACTTTATCCCCCAAACTTAGGCACATTTATGGCTGTGTTTTTTCATAGTTACCCCATGTATTCTCAGCTGCCTCAATATGCCTTTCTTCCTAGCCCTCAGTACATTTATCCCCCTTCTTCGTATCCATGCACAACACTACCTCTAGCTCCCCCTCCTGCTCCATCAGCAGTAGCCCCAAACTCTACGAATCAGCCCTTTCCAGCCTCTTCTGCCACATCGACTGAGGAACAGCAAGAGGGCCGGCATCACTGGGCCCTACAGCTGAGTAGCTCACGAGGCAGCTCCCCACTTCAGCTGGATTTGCTTCAAGAAGAGCTGCCAAAACCTGTGGAGCCTTCCATCAATACTGATGTTAAAGCACAAGCAGAAGCTGAATGTGTAAGTAACGTGGATCTCTAG
- the PER3 gene encoding period circadian protein homolog 3 isoform X2, whose translation MDGSEPRGSRSPGAGSGQEAASNAAGSGKPRGEHREAAGCRCGARVGASSGSKRCDGPKSRRRDCCCCCESSGSSARSLRRQSKVNNSDQLDWSQSHEDLMTMIQEMKKCLPEDKRSSSKPSTISALNYALQCVQQVQANKEFFQALNDRRVFQTDVTTYSIEELVTVASEHTPKNSDTFVAVFSLLSGRIVHISKQAASILNCKKKVLDSSRFVELLAPQDVSVFYTHTDQSHLPLWNVENQTDSLFEYAQVKSFFCRIRGGKDQEQEKHCYPFRITPYLVHVCTSVHIDAESCCLALAEKIHSGYEAPRIPMEKRIFTTTHTPGCVFLEIDDRAVPLLGYLPQDLIGTSMLMYLHPEDRPLMIALHRKILKFAGQSPFEHLPIRFCTQNGDYVILDTSWSSFVNPWSRKVVFIIGRHKVRTSPLNEDVFAARNKEASSVEKEIRELQGQIYKLLLQPVHSSISSGYDSLGSSGSYEHYISISSSSDSNGNCADETQEPITLQQVCADVNRIKNLGQQLYIASWSKPQNGNEQAMSSEMLGGKRHSASCFLQRVRSDSTEEPGNILYDDSKRTPLVPSYQQINCVDSIIRYLESCSVPVLKRKCKSSTNTSSSSSDDDKKTQQTQQEFKALEVNSQTPISADWEEMLKKQTTAGIVGAPLADLTLSKSPSVVSATSQCSYSSTIVHVPHPQSVTTMEDAAVGNEQMELPPVNALSLIMVPEELKPVGLTKETLSAHTQKEEQNYVDKFHQRILLSPFRTYLQQGSRSNNGHSCGQGDSPSLERSTASCKKGKHGKFKCQKPQRQSLDSHSRSKNRNTCSLPREKRTIRKQSFFPSEVSCQSSSSMNVFPPVGFPVYSDSRSSFPASLVGEELALHSLKPEPTSLSQLCCEAPSLPALYPPNLGTFMAVFFHSYPMYSQLPQYAFLPSPQYIYPPSSYPCTTLPLAPPPAPSAVAPNSTNQPFPASSATSTEEQQEGRHHWALQLSSSRGSSPLQLDLLQEELPKPVEPSINTDVKAQAEAECVSNVDL comes from the exons ATGGACGGGAGCGAGCCCCGGGGCAGCCGCTCGCCGGGCGCTGGGAGCGGGCAGGAGGCGGCGAGCAACGCGGCTGGCTCGGGGAAGCCACGGGGAGAGCACCGGGAAGCTGCGGGGTGCCGCTGTGGTGCACGCGTGGGAGCCAGCTCCGGTAGCAAGCGGTGCGACGGACCCAAATCCCGGAGAAgggattgctgctgctgctgcgagTCAAGCGGCAGCTCGGCCCGGAGTTTGAGGAGGCAGAGCAAAGTTAACAACAG TGATCAGCTGGATTGGAGCCAGTCTCACGAAGACCTCATGACGATGAtccaggaaatgaaaaagtgttTGCCTGAAGATAAAAGGAGTTCCAGCAAGCCCAGTACAATCAGTGCTCTCAATTATGCTTTGCAGTGTGTCCAACAGGTCCAAG caAACAAAGAGTTTTTCCAGGCCTTGAATGATCGAAGAGTGTTTCAGACGGATGTGACGACATACAGCATAGAAGAGTTGGTGACAGTTGCATCAGAACACACTCCAAAAAACAGT GATACCTTTGTGGCTGTGTTTTCCCTGCTTTCTGGGCGCATAGTGCATATTTCCAAGCAGGCAGCATCTATTCTAAACTGTAAGAAGAAAGTCTTGGACTCTTCCCGGTTTGTGGAGCTGCTTGCTCCTCAGGATGTGAGTGTGTTCTACACACATACTGATCAGTCCCACCTCCCGCTTTGGAATGTGGAAAATCAAACGG ACTCTCTGTTTGAATATGCCCAGGTGAAATCCTTTTTCTGCAGGATCAG GGGTGGTAAAGatcaagaacaagaaaagcatTGTTACCCATTCCGAATCACCCCGTACTTGGTCCACGTGTGTACTTCTGTCCACATAGATGCAGAATCCTGCTGCTTAGCTTTGGCTGAGAAAATTCATTCTGGATATGAAG CTCCTCGAATTCCTATGGAGAAAAGAATCTTCACCACCACTCACACTCCAGGATGTGTTTTTCTTGAGATAGATGATAG AGCAGTGCCTTTGTTGGGTTACTTACCTCAAGATTTAATTGGAACCTCCATGCTGATGTATTTGCATCCAGAAGATCGTCCTTTGATGATCGCTCTTCACCGTAAAA TCTTGAAGTTTGCTGGCCAGTCCCCTTTCGAACACTTACCCATTAGATTTTGTACTCAAAATGGGGATTATGTCATACTGGATACCAGCTGGTCCAGTTTTGTGAATCCATGGAGCAGAAAAGTGGTGTTCATCATTGGCCGACACAAAGTCCGAAC AAGCCCTCTGAATGAAGATGTCTTTGctgcaagaaataaagaagcaagCAGTGTTGAGAAAGAGATAAGAGAATTGCAAGGACAGATTTACAAGCTGCTTCTGCAG CCAGTTCATAGCAGCATTTCCAGTGGTTATGATAGCCTTGGTAGCAGTGGCTCTTATGAACACTATATCAGCATATCGTCTTCGAGCGACTCCAATGGGAACTGTGCAGACGAAACACAAGAACCA ATAACTTTGCAACAAGTATGTGCAGATGTCAACCGAATAAAGAATCTGGGGCAGCAGCTGTATATTGCATCATGGAGCAAGCCACAGAATGGAAATGAACAGGCTATGAGTTCAGAAATGCTAGGAG gGAAGAGGCACAGTGCTTCCTGTTTTCTCCAGAGAGTGAGAAGTGACAGCACAGAAGAACCAGGCAATATACTTTATGATGATTCAAAGAGGACTCCACTTGTTCCTTCCTATCAGCAGATTAATTGTGTTGATAGTATCATCAG ATATCTAGAGAGCTGCAGTGTTCCGGtattgaaaaggaaatgtaaatcTTCTACAAatacatcatcatcatcttcagaTGACGACAAGAAAACCCAGCAAACTCAGCAGGAATTCAAGGCATTGGAAG TTAATTCCCAAACTCCAATATCTGCTGATTGGGAAGAGATGCTGAAAAAGCAGACTACTGCAGGCATTGTGGGAGCTCCTCTGGCAGACCTGACCCTGTCCAAGTCTCCAAGTGTGGTATCTGCCACTAGCCAGTGCAGTTACAGCAGCACTATAGTGCACGTCCCACACCCTCAATCAG TGACTACAATGGAAGATGCTGCTGTTGGAAATGAACAAATGGAACTGCCTCCTGTGAATGCTCTGAGTCTCATTATGGTGCCTGAGGAGTTAAAGCCTGTTGGGCTAACAAAAGAGACTTTGTCAGCCCACACTCAAAAGGAGGAGCAGAACTACGTGGACAAGTTCCACCAGAGGATCTTGCTCTCTCCATTTAGGACTTACCTTCAACAGGGTAGCAGAAGTAACAATGGACATTCCTGTGGCCAAG GAGATTCCCCTTCACTGGAGAGGAGTACAGCTAGCTGCAAAAAAGGCAAACATGGAAAATTCAAGTGCCAGAAACCTCAGAGACAGTCCTTAGATAGCCACTCTCGtagtaaaaatagaaatacatgtaGTCTTCCACGTGAGAAGAGAACAATTCGGAAACAgtcattttttccctcagaagTATCCTGTCAGAGCTCCTCCAGTATGAATGTATTTCCTCCTGTGGGATTTCCCGTCTATTCAGATTCACGATCTAGTTTTCCAGCCTCTCTTGTAGGAGAGGAGCTTGCCCTTCACTCATTAAAACCTGAGCCAACGTCATTGTCACAGCTATGCTGTGAAGCACCATCGCTCCCAGCACTTTATCCCCCAAACTTAGGCACATTTATGGCTGTGTTTTTTCATAGTTACCCCATGTATTCTCAGCTGCCTCAATATGCCTTTCTTCCTAGCCCTCAGTACATTTATCCCCCTTCTTCGTATCCATGCACAACACTACCTCTAGCTCCCCCTCCTGCTCCATCAGCAGTAGCCCCAAACTCTACGAATCAGCCCTTTCCAGCCTCTTCTGCCACATCGACTGAGGAACAGCAAGAGGGCCGGCATCACTGGGCCCTACAGCTGAGTAGCTCACGAGGCAGCTCCCCACTTCAGCTGGATTTGCTTCAAGAAGAGCTGCCAAAACCTGTGGAGCCTTCCATCAATACTGATGTTAAAGCACAAGCAGAAGCTGAATGTGTAAGTAACGTGGATCTCTAG